ACCCACAGCACCCAACAGGCTCTCCATTGGGGCGCAGATTTGTTGCGGGGTTATGTGGAAGATGTAACCGATGAGGGAGATACCCTTGCCGTGAAGGTGAAAGTGGGTAAGAAAGATAGTCTTTATCCGATTTTTCGGACTAAATATGTCATCGCCGCCACGGGCATTATCGACAATCTACCCCAGTTGGAGGATATGCAAAATGTTTATGACTATGCCGGTTACACTCTGCACGTTTGCATGATTTGTGACGGGTTTGATATGTGGGATCAAAAGGCTGTGTTGATTGCGGGCACCGAAGGACAAATTAATGCTGCCTTTGTTTTGAATTGGTTTACGCCCTACATTACTGTTTTGACCCATGGGCTTTGCACTGTCGGTGATGAAATGAAAGCTAAGTTAGCAGACCACGGTTATCCTCTCCACGAAGCGGCGATCACCAAATTTTTGGGAGAAGACCACAAAATGAGTGGGGTGGAATTGGTAGATGGCACTGTGGTGGAAGCCACAACGGGTTTGATCAACATGGGTTCTGTGTACCATAACCATTACCTCAAGGGCATTGAAGGTTTGGAATGGGACGGGGAAAATTTGGTCACCAATGACATGGCCCAAACCAGCCATCCCCGGATCTTTGCCCTGGGAGATTTGAAAAAAGGTTTAAACCAGGTATCCGTAGCAGTGGCCGATGGCACCCTGGCCGCCACCCAAATTTGGCGCAACATTCGCCGGGCCAGTGAACCCCGCAAATGGATTCATTAGATAAATTATTGGCACATAAAATTAGTGGACTTTCGCCCTAGCCCGCCGGGAAACCAAGTTTGACGGGCTGTCTTTTGACCCTTGAACGTTATTCTGCCTAGGATAGGGGGCATTCTTTTAGCAGAAATTTACTAAATTTCCCCATGTCCACGGAAAACCCCATCGAAACCAAGTCACCGGAAAACAATCAGTCTTTAGACTGCAGCAGCCCGGATCCTTCCCGTAAATGGTACCAAGCCCGCCTATTTTCCTTTGGCATTACTCCAACGGGTTATGTGGCAGTGGGGGTAGCTCCCATGGGGGTAGTGGCCATTGGCATTGTGCCCATGGGGGTGATTTCCGTTGGCATGGTAGGTATGGGGGCGATCGCCGCTGGATTTGTCACCATGGGGATGGTAGCGTTTGGTGAAGTGAATATGTCCTACTTCGGTGGTCACAAAGGAGGCAAGGGCCATGGTGCAATGCCCACCCAGGAAATGCCCATGACCGATAAACCCATGGAAAAACCCATGGAGCACAGCAATCACTAAAGCTAGAATTGGGAAAACTCCTTCACCCCAGTCACCCCAGATTCTATGCTTTCCTCCCTGTTCTCCGGTGGTTTAACCCTCACTCTAGCCCTTGCTCCTGTGGGGGCATTCACAGTCGAACCGACTCAAATTATTCGAGTTAATTCCCCTACTCTGCAAGCCCAGGCGATCGACCTTAACGAAGTACAACAACAATTGGAGCAAAATCCCCAACTTATTCAACAGGCAGAGCAATTACTGAGGGAAAATCCTGACCTGGTGATTAAAACCATGGAGCAGATATTGAGGAATAATCCCACCATCATTCAAGAAATCCAAGCCATGCCGGGGCTAATGAATGAGATGGCCCGTCAGGCGGGTGGCATTGTTGATTATCTACAAAAAAATCCTGAATTGTTTCGCCAATTAGAACAAATGATAGTGGTACCCCAATAGGAAGTTAGTCTTAACGTTTAATTTGCTTGTTGTTCTAATTTACCTAACATAATTAAACTTTCCAAATCTTCTGTTGCTGTGGGCAAGTGTTTGGCGACCATCATTCTAACTTTTTCGAGTTGAGTATCTGTAGCACCTCCAACCATTCGACTGATGTCAGCTAAATCTTGGCTGCGGCTGGCATTTAACTTCATTAAAATCAAATATGGCAAGTCAATAATTGGCAAACCATCAGGAGCGTAATTGGGAAACTTAAGAGCTGTTTCTAACCAAGGTTCATCAACTTCGAGCACATCCAATGAAGTTCCATTAGGCAAATTCCACTGACTACCGGGAATTGTTAAATCGCTCACTTTGGTTGCCCCGGCATCTCTTAGATTTTGATAGGCTAGTTGTGCTCTATCAGCTGGAATTATGATGTCGAGGTCTAATGTCATACGTTCCGGCATGTAAAGCCTAGTTGCTACTCCCCCGACTACGGCAAAGGGAACATCTTTGATTAATTGACGAATATCAGTCACGGGTAAATTCCAAGTTCGTTTATTTAAAAAAATGAGGCTACTGCCAGTACCAGGTTTGACCCTTTTTTTAATTAGGGAAAGGAAAATTTGTCTACGTTTTAAATGGGGGTCGGTAAGTAGGGTTGACATAAAATGAGATATTTTTTTGTATATTACTTCAGAATACAATCGAGGAAATCTTAACGATATTCTTGTCCTTGAATGAACTTAACTAACAATTTAGGTGCTAGTCCCCATTGTAAAAGGTTTATCATAGGGGTCTGTTGTTATATTTCTAGCCATGTCCTTCGTCGGTCTCCATATCCACAGCGACTATAGCCTCCTGGATGGGGCTTCCCAATTACCCGCCTTGATTGACCGGGCCATTGAACTGGGTATGCCGGCGATCGCCCTGACGGACCATGGGGTGATGTATGGGGCGGTGGAATTGCTGAAAGTCTGCCGGGGCAAACCGATTAAACCCATCATTGGCAATGAAATGTATGTGATAAATGG
The genomic region above belongs to Synechocystis sp. PCC 6803 substr. PCC-P and contains:
- a CDS encoding NAD(P)/FAD-dependent oxidoreductase, with translation MKLSSKNLDARLDTVYDAIVLGGGMGGLSAAIYLARYGLKCLVVEKGRGRSFWMQDLRNYVGLDPDTPGRDIITHSTQQALHWGADLLRGYVEDVTDEGDTLAVKVKVGKKDSLYPIFRTKYVIAATGIIDNLPQLEDMQNVYDYAGYTLHVCMICDGFDMWDQKAVLIAGTEGQINAAFVLNWFTPYITVLTHGLCTVGDEMKAKLADHGYPLHEAAITKFLGEDHKMSGVELVDGTVVEATTGLINMGSVYHNHYLKGIEGLEWDGENLVTNDMAQTSHPRIFALGDLKKGLNQVSVAVADGTLAATQIWRNIRRASEPRKWIH